From a single Sorghum bicolor cultivar BTx623 chromosome 5, Sorghum_bicolor_NCBIv3, whole genome shotgun sequence genomic region:
- the LOC8072785 gene encoding uncharacterized protein LOC8072785: MAPPRSLPELIEDTAAEVLLRVPADEPAHLVRASLVCKLWRRILLNPAFLRRYREFHRIPPLLGFLRNSITAGLFQSFRFVPTTSASPMSQPPPFDGARWRALSCRHGRVLLDTGLYGVDLVVWDPITGDLQRLPKSSIPISFFISAAVLCPAGSCSCNHLDCHGGPFLVVSVSSLDGCAKLGEKILKFDLGNNSLSMMNPPDLYNCDVLLMPTEEGSLGLAAIRGSRLYLWSREVDPKGDAGWVPRRVIKIQKLFPNNNPRYRRSVIGFADGVGAIFVKTDVGIFMMELKSGRKRKARKIAPGEFAVEHKLQVLHEKETGKKCITDEMHEKF, from the exons ATGGCGCCACCACGCTCGCTGCCGGAGCTAATCGAAGACACCGCCGCCGAGGTCCTCCTCCGTGTCCCCGCGGACGAGCCCGCGCACCTCGTCCGCGCCTCCCTAGTCTGCAAGCTCTGGCGCCGCATCCTCCTCAACCCGGCCTTCCTCCGCCGCTACCGCGAGTTCCACCGGATACCACCGCTGCTCGGCTTCCTCCGCAACTCAATCACCGCGGGCCTCTTCCAGTCATTCCGCTTCGTTCCCACAACATCAGCATCCCCCATGTCCCAGCCGCCGCCGTTCGATGGCGCTAGATGGCGAGCGCTCAGTTGCCGCCATGGGCGGGTCCTCCTTGACACGGGCTTATACGGCGTCGACCTTGTTGTCTGGGATCCCATCACAGGCGATCTGCAGAGGCTGCCTAAGTCCAGCATCcccatctcctttttcatctccgCCGCGGTTCTCTGCCCCGCGGGTAGCTGCAGCTGCAACCACCTCGATTGCCATGGCGGCCCCTTCCTCGTGGTCTCCGTGAGCTCCCTTGATGGCTGTGCTAAG CTTGGTGAAAAAATTCTGAAATTTGATTTGGGCAATAATTCCTTATCTATGATGAATCCGCCGGACTTGTACAACTGTGATGTTCTCCTCATGCCAACAGAGGAGGGTTCGCTTGGGCTTGCTGCCATTAGGGGTTCAAGGCTTTACCTGTGGTCAAGAGAGGTTGATCCAAAGGGAGATGCCGGCTGGGTACCACGAAGGGTCATCAAGATTCAGAAACTGTTCCCCAATAACAACCCCCGTTACAGACGTAGTGTGATTGGTTTTGCTGATGGTGTTGGTGCCATATTCGTGAAGACAGATGTTGGTATCTTCATGATGGAGCTCAAGTCAGGTCGGAAGAGGAAGGCGAGGAAG
- the LOC8079749 gene encoding probable methyltransferase PMT26 translates to MALFDRNQRQRSSFYSTATFVVFVALCLLGLWIMSSPETVPAAISMSSEKAAVKADVVKEEDSSIDATNTVKQDSANVVAEAATAGAAAEDVDIPGKTGGGEAAEGDGGKAASSSSKDQSFDDENGRTEGGDLVKPGGGGETDAAAGQDKGAGDDAALDNDAKVDAATKDAGGLDQSAAEQTATDTTKASAAEQAAATGVVKESSAEAGGGGSAKKLTFDDENGKMDGVDLVKDDGNKTRISEESAKVEGAALTVKPSAKAATATATDSDKQDEASAVATDDTTAASTTTSEDEKKQDGAEQQLPAAAEAQPNVQAELLTERAAQNGSFTTQAAESTEEKKKRAEKKGKKERGKKKAAVAVAGATVAWKLCNSSAGADYIPCLDNVAAIKKLKTDKHYEHRERHCPEEAPTCLVPAPPEYREPIRWPHSRDKIWYYNVPHTKLAEYKGHQNWVKVSGEYLTFPGGGTQFKHGALHYIELIQNSFPDVAWGRRSRVVLDVGCGVASFGGYLFDRDTLTMSLAPKDEHEAQVQFALERGIPAISAVMGTQRLPFPANVFDVVHCARCRVPWHIDGGMLLLELNRLLRPGGFFVWSATPVYQKLPEDVEIWDEMVKLTKAMCWEMVAKTRDTVDLVGLVIFQKPVDNVCYDKRPEKEPALCELSDDPNAAWNIKFRACMHRVPEDQKVRGARWPELWPERVRKAPYWLDRSQVGVYGKPAPDDFAADLQHWRKVVRSSYLAGMGIDWKTIRNVMDMRAVYGGFAAALREMKVWVMNVVTIDSPDTLPVIYERGLFGIYHDWCESFSTYPRSYDLLHADHLFSKLKPRCKVLPVIVEVDRILRPNGKLIVRDDKETVDEIQGVVRSLQWEVRMTVSKNKEAMLCARKTTWRPTEIESR, encoded by the exons ATGGCCCTGTTCGATCGGAACCAGAGGCAGCGGTCGTCGTTCTACTCCACGGCGACCTTCGTCGTGTTCGTCGCGCTCTGCCTCCTCGGCCTGTGGATCATGTCATCTCCCGAGACCGTCCCGGCGGCCATTTCCATGTCCTCGGAGAAGGCGGCCGTGAAGGCCGACGTCGTCAAGGAGGAGGACAGCTCCATCGACGCCACCAACACCGTCAAGCAGGACAGCGCCAACGTCGTCGCGGAGGCGGCCACGGCCGGTGCCGCCGCTGAGGATGTCGACATCCCCGGAAAGACCGGTGGCGGCGAAGCGGCAGAAGGCGACGGCGGGAAGGCGGCGTCCTCGTCGTCCAAGGACCAGTCGTTTGACGACGAGAACGGCCGGACCGAGGGCGGGGACCTCGTCAagccgggcggcggcggcgagacgGACGCCGCCGCGGGCCAGGACAAGGGCGCCGGCGATGACGCGGCGCTTGACAACGATGCGAAGGTCGATGCCGCCACCAAGGATGCCGGCGGTCTGGATCAGAGCGCCGCCGAGCAGACGGCCACGGACACGACGAAGGCGAGCGCTGCAGAGCAGGCGGCGGCGACTGGCGTCGTCAAGGAGAGCAGCGCCgaggcaggcggcggcggctcggccAAGAAACTCACGTTCGATGACGAGAACGGCAAGATGGACGGCGTCGATCTTGTCAAGGACGACGGCAACAAGACTCGCATCTCGGAGGAGAGTGCCAAGGTCGAAGGCGCCGCGCTGACGGTGAAGCCGTCCGCCAAAGCAGCGACGGCGACGGCCACCGACAGTGACAAGCAGGACGAGGCGTCGGCGGTCGCCACTGACGACACCACCGCCGCATCGACGACGACCTCCGAAGACGAGAAGAAACAGGACGGCGCCGAGCAGCAGCTGCCTGCAGCAGCGGAGGCGCAGCCGAACGTCCAGGCAGAGCTCCTGACGGAGCGCGCGGCGCAGAACGGGTCGTTCACGACGCAGGCGGCGGAGTCCAccgaggagaagaagaagcgcgccgagaagaaggggaagaaagAGAGAGGAAAGAAGAAGgcggccgtcgccgtcgccggcgccaCGGTGGCGTGGAAGCTGTGCAACTCGAGCGCCGGCGCGGACTACATCCCGTGCCTGGACAACGTGGCGGCCatcaagaagctcaagacggacaAGCACTACGAGCACCGGGAGCGGCACTGCCCCGAGGAGGCGCCGACGTGCCTGGTCCCGGCGCCGCCGGAGTACCGAGAGCCGATCCGGTGGCCGCACAGCCGCGACAAGATCTGGTACTACAACGTGCCGCACACCAAGCTGGCCGAGTACAAGGGGCACCAGAACTGGGTGAAGGTCTCCGGCGAGTACCTGACGTTCCCCGGCGGCGGCACGCAGTTCAAGCACGGCGCGCTGCACTACATCGAGCTGATCCAGAACTCGTTCCCGGACGTGgcgtggggaaggcgaagccgCGTCGTGCTCGACGTCGGCTGCGGCGTGGCGAGCTTCGGCGGGTACCTGTTCGACCGCGACACGCTGACCATGTCGCTGGCGCCCAAGGACGAGCACGAGGCGCAGGTGCAGTTCGCGCTGGAGCGCGGCATCCCGGCCATCTCCGCCGTGATGGGCACGCAGCGCCTCCCGTTCCCGGCCAACGTCTTCGACGTCGTGCACTGCGCGCGGTGCCGCGTGCCGTGGCACATCGACGGCGGCATGCTCCTCCTGGAGCTCAACCGCCTGCTCCGCCCCGGCGGCTTCTTCGTCTGGTCCGCCACGCCGGTGTACCAGAAGCTCCCGGAGGACGTGGAGATCTGGGACG AAATGGTGAAGCTGACCAAGGCGATGTGCTGGGAGATGGTGGCGAAGACCAGGGACACCGTCGACCTGGTCGGGCTCGTCATCTTCCAGAAGCCAGTGGACAACGTCTGCTATGACAAGAGGCCGGAGAAGGAGCCGGCGTTGTGCGAGCTCTCCGACGATCCCAACGCCGCATG GAACATAAAGTTCCGGGCGTGTATGCACCGTGTTCCCGAGGACCAGAAAGTGCGGGGCGCCCGGTGGCCGGAGCTGTGGCCGGAGAGGGTGCGGAAGGCGCCGTACTGGCTGGACCGGAGCCAGGTGGGAGTGTACGGCAAGCCGGCGCCGGACGACTTCGCGGCGGACCTGCAGCACTGGAGGAAAGTGGTCCGGAGCTCGTACCTCGCCGGCATGGGCATCGACTGGAAGACCATCCGGAACGTCATGGACATGAGGGCCGTCTACGGCGGgttcgcggcggcgctgcgggagATGAAGGTGTGGGTCATGAACGTGGTCACCATCGACTCGCCGGACACGCTGCCGGTGATCTACGAGCGCGGCCTGTTCGGGATCTACCATGACTGGTGCGAGTCCTTCAGCACCTACCCGAGGTCCTACGACCTCCTCCATGCCGACCACCTCTTCTCCAAGCTCAAGCCCAG GTGCAAGGTGTTGCCGGTGATCGTGGAGGTGGACCGGATCCTGAGGCCGAACGGGAAGCTGATCGTGCGGGACGACAAGGAGACGGTGGACGAGATCCAGGGGGTGGTGAGGTCGTTGCAGTGGGAGGTCAGGATGACCGTCTCCAAGAACAAGGAGGCGATGCTGTGCGCGAGGAAGACGACGTGGCGGCCCACGGAGATCGAGAGCAGATGA